A DNA window from Syntrophaceae bacterium contains the following coding sequences:
- a CDS encoding GNAT family N-acetyltransferase: MNPSSIARLTVPADMRFLETIRGFVRELASAAGLSQREILGLELAAEEASVNTIEHAYPDGRPGDIFLKAEIGRTELVLSIRDEGLPFDPDLEGAGVSGTVADEFSARGLGLRIIRHEVDEARFENLGRRGKALRLVKRLTTTAEPEPEHLPPRIEPASPQPYEIRTMKPGEAIQVARIFWLAYGYSYKNENFYRPEGLLYLVGSGRLTSTVAVTENGEVVGHAGILRPTPAPMAEAALLVINPAHRGRGLMGALSRANEARALEMGLLGMSVDPVTSHAISQRDVMRLGGRPCGLDLAASPPRLFKALGSETAPPQRESCLHCFRYFDSPPPVKVHVPPRHREIVTRIYEGLAQACTFGDPAPASASGEYRIDFDKTVLKGIIRVVRADERQWPELLRAADDLAEYAGAEVVNLDLPLEQPAAALLCERAEEAGFFFSGLRPREAPDGDSLRLQRLHCPFDPDRLQFFDEFGRLLFDYVKAGMGESGKKATGSGG; the protein is encoded by the coding sequence GTGAACCCTTCTTCCATTGCGCGTCTTACTGTGCCGGCGGACATGCGCTTCCTGGAGACGATCCGGGGCTTTGTGCGGGAACTGGCCTCGGCCGCCGGACTCTCCCAGAGGGAGATTCTGGGCCTGGAGCTGGCCGCCGAAGAGGCCTCCGTCAACACCATCGAGCATGCCTATCCGGACGGCCGGCCGGGAGACATTTTCCTGAAGGCGGAGATCGGGCGGACGGAGCTGGTCCTGTCCATCCGGGACGAGGGGCTGCCCTTCGACCCGGATCTGGAAGGCGCCGGCGTTTCCGGGACGGTCGCCGACGAGTTTTCGGCCCGGGGCCTGGGGCTGCGGATCATCCGTCATGAAGTCGACGAGGCCCGCTTCGAGAACCTCGGCCGCCGGGGGAAGGCCCTGCGCCTCGTCAAGCGGCTGACTACAACCGCGGAACCGGAGCCGGAGCACCTGCCGCCGAGGATCGAGCCGGCCTCCCCGCAGCCGTATGAGATCCGGACCATGAAACCCGGGGAGGCCATCCAGGTGGCCAGGATCTTCTGGCTGGCTTACGGCTATTCGTACAAAAACGAGAATTTTTACCGCCCGGAGGGCCTTCTGTACCTGGTGGGAAGCGGTCGCCTGACCAGCACCGTCGCCGTGACCGAAAACGGCGAGGTCGTGGGGCACGCCGGCATCCTGCGGCCGACTCCGGCGCCCATGGCCGAGGCGGCCCTCCTGGTGATCAACCCGGCCCACCGGGGCCGCGGGCTGATGGGCGCGCTTTCCAGGGCCAACGAGGCCAGGGCCCTGGAGATGGGGCTGCTCGGGATGTCCGTCGATCCCGTCACCAGCCATGCCATCAGCCAGCGAGACGTGATGCGGCTGGGGGGAAGGCCCTGCGGCCTGGACCTGGCCGCCAGTCCCCCCCGGCTGTTCAAGGCCCTCGGTTCCGAAACGGCCCCGCCCCAGCGGGAGTCCTGCCTCCACTGCTTCCGCTACTTCGACTCCCCTCCGCCGGTGAAGGTCCATGTCCCGCCCCGCCACCGGGAGATCGTCACCCGCATCTACGAAGGCCTTGCCCAGGCCTGCACCTTCGGCGATCCGGCCCCGGCCTCCGCGTCGGGTGAGTACCGGATCGACTTCGACAAAACCGTGCTCAAGGGGATCATCCGGGTGGTGCGGGCCGACGAGCGCCAATGGCCGGAGCTTCTCCGGGCTGCGGACGACCTCGCGGAGTACGCGGGCGCGGAGGTGGTGAACCTCGATCTTCCCCTCGAGCAACCGGCGGCGGCCCTGCTCTGCGAGCGGGCGGAGGAGGCGGGCTTCTTTTTTTCGGGGCTCCGGCCCCGGGAGGCCCCGGACGGCGACAGCCTGAGGCTCCAGCGGCTCCACTGCCCCTTCGATCCGGACCGCCTGCAGTTCTTCGACGAATTCGGCAGGCTGCTCTTCGATTACGTGAAGGCGGGGATGGGAGAATCAGGGAAGAAAGCAACGGGGTCGGGCGGGTAG
- a CDS encoding GNAT family N-acetyltransferase has product METRELLEGELDDLLALYAHMHASDDPLPERREVEAVWRQIRDSRSFRYLGVFVGGRLVSSCTLSIIPNLSRGCRPYGVIENVVTDAAHRRRGYGTAVLKNALALARESRCYKVMLCTGRKNEEIGTFYESAGFDGRIKRAFLARP; this is encoded by the coding sequence ATGGAAACGAGAGAGCTTCTTGAAGGGGAACTGGACGACCTGCTCGCCCTCTATGCGCACATGCACGCGTCCGATGATCCGTTGCCGGAAAGGCGGGAGGTGGAGGCCGTCTGGAGGCAGATCCGGGACAGCCGGTCCTTCCGGTACCTGGGCGTCTTCGTGGGCGGCAGGCTTGTCTCCTCCTGCACCCTGAGCATCATTCCGAATCTCAGCCGGGGCTGCCGGCCGTACGGCGTCATCGAAAACGTGGTCACGGATGCAGCACATCGCCGCAGGGGCTACGGAACGGCCGTTCTGAAGAATGCGCTGGCGCTGGCCCGGGAGAGCCGCTGTTACAAAGTCATGCTGTGCACGGGAAGAAAAAACGAGGAGATCGGAACGTTCTACGAATCCGCCGGGTTCGACGGCCGGATCAAGCGGGCATTCCTGGCAAGGCCGTAA
- a CDS encoding class I SAM-dependent methyltransferase, producing the protein MTMNLQDIIGRRIPPVSWAEGENIPWNDPNFSRRMLAEHLSQEHNLASRRFDIIDRQVGWIHGAILGGRPTRILELACGPGLYTSRLARLGHACVGIDYAPEPVRYAQANAAHEGLNCRYRLEDVRTADYGEGYGLVIMIFGQFNVFRRSDARRVLEKALSALTPDGLLLLEPQKFDTVMKQGQSGSSWHTCGDGGGLFSDRPHLCLTESFWDADELATTQRFFVVDAETGAVSRHAMTTEAYTDEQFRDVLTRAGFEEVRFYPSLVGVEVEEESQSANLAIVARKGRG; encoded by the coding sequence ATGACCATGAACCTGCAGGACATCATCGGACGCAGGATACCCCCCGTTTCCTGGGCCGAGGGGGAGAACATCCCCTGGAACGACCCCAACTTCAGCCGGCGAATGCTGGCGGAGCATCTCTCCCAGGAGCACAACCTGGCCAGCCGCCGTTTCGACATCATCGACCGGCAGGTCGGCTGGATCCACGGAGCGATACTGGGCGGCAGGCCGACGCGAATCCTGGAGTTGGCCTGCGGGCCCGGGCTGTACACGAGCCGCCTGGCCAGGCTGGGGCATGCGTGCGTCGGCATCGACTACGCTCCCGAGCCGGTCCGTTACGCACAGGCCAATGCTGCGCACGAAGGCCTGAATTGCCGCTACCGGCTGGAGGACGTGCGGACAGCGGATTACGGCGAAGGGTACGGACTGGTCATTATGATCTTCGGCCAGTTCAACGTCTTCCGGAGAAGCGACGCGCGCCGGGTCCTCGAAAAGGCCCTCTCGGCCCTTACCCCGGATGGCCTCTTGCTGCTTGAACCGCAGAAGTTCGACACGGTCATGAAACAGGGTCAGTCGGGAAGCTCCTGGCATACCTGCGGCGACGGCGGCGGCCTCTTCTCGGACCGCCCGCATCTCTGCCTGACCGAAAGCTTCTGGGACGCCGACGAGCTGGCGACAACGCAGCGCTTTTTCGTCGTGGACGCCGAAACGGGAGCGGTGTCCCGCCACGCGATGACCACTGAAGCCTATACGGACGAGCAGTTCCGGGATGTGCTCACCCGGGCGGGATTCGAAGAAGTCCGGTTTTATCCATCGCTGGTGGGCGTCGAGGTCGAAGAGGAAAGCCAATCCGCCAACCTGGCAATTGTCGCTCGAAAAGGCCGGGGGTAA
- a CDS encoding alpha/beta hydrolase produces the protein MSEPADREKRLSILSGSEIEELEKNVRFLETSRGTRLAFHEYGDPGGDPIIFYHGTGSHVHGMLLHKPGIEYGFRIIAPDRPGVARSDFRPGWTVLDYARDMADLADRLGIGSFGAIGISGGGPTLMASAFAIPDRLRYVVDLACAMPVYADPEMVRNLGNMDRLYARLGTRLPLALFRIPFSVLGMTQKVVKRPGTFARMFDSSLCPADKEIFRMSEFQYLLMRDFQELFRNGSAGPAYDAQTVYKDWGFRLSDIDIHIEVFQGTADLFIPPRFSEYLAEHAKDVRINRIEGEGHFHHIVHGYRMLKKVKDLFCVETQAGKD, from the coding sequence ATGAGCGAACCGGCCGATCGGGAGAAGCGACTGAGCATCCTTTCCGGGAGTGAAATCGAGGAGCTGGAGAAAAACGTCCGGTTCCTGGAAACCAGCCGTGGAACGCGCCTCGCCTTTCACGAGTACGGGGATCCCGGCGGAGACCCCATCATTTTCTACCACGGAACCGGGTCCCATGTTCACGGCATGCTTCTTCACAAGCCCGGCATCGAGTACGGCTTCCGGATCATCGCGCCGGACCGGCCGGGCGTCGCCCGATCGGACTTCCGTCCGGGGTGGACCGTTCTGGACTACGCCCGGGACATGGCCGATCTGGCGGACCGTCTCGGAATCGGCTCTTTCGGGGCCATCGGCATTTCCGGCGGAGGCCCCACCCTGATGGCCAGCGCCTTTGCCATTCCGGACCGCCTCCGTTATGTCGTGGACCTTGCCTGCGCCATGCCGGTCTACGCCGACCCCGAAATGGTACGAAACCTCGGCAACATGGATCGCCTTTATGCCAGGCTGGGCACCCGGCTGCCCCTGGCCCTGTTCCGGATTCCTTTCTCCGTTCTGGGCATGACGCAAAAAGTCGTGAAAAGACCCGGGACGTTCGCGCGGATGTTTGACTCCAGCCTCTGTCCCGCCGACAAGGAGATTTTCAGGATGTCCGAGTTCCAATACCTGCTGATGCGGGATTTCCAGGAGCTCTTCCGGAACGGCTCCGCGGGGCCGGCCTACGATGCACAGACGGTCTACAAGGACTGGGGATTCCGTCTCTCCGACATCGACATCCATATCGAGGTTTTCCAGGGAACGGCCGACCTGTTCATCCCTCCCCGGTTCAGCGAATACCTGGCGGAACACGCAAAGGACGTCCGGATCAACCGGATCGAAGGCGAAGGGCACTTCCATCACATCGTCCACGGATACCGGATGCTAAAAAAGGTGAAGGATCTCTTCTGCGTGGAAACACAGGCCGGAAAGGACTGA
- a CDS encoding DNA alkylation repair protein, translated as MKAADIQRRLQTLGNPERVRILQRFFKTAPGEYGEGDVFIGLYVPEIRKLAREHGDLPLPDVADLLHSPIHEARLLALLILVGAYARGDAAMQERIYRLYLEHTRFINNWDLVDASAEHIVGRHLLDRSRAPLHALAASGLLWDRRISVMATFHFIKRGEFAETLHIAERLLRDREDLIHKASGWMLREIGKRDRAAEEAFLKLHCRIMPRTMLRYALEKFPEELRQRYLSGDMSP; from the coding sequence TTGAAGGCTGCCGACATCCAGCGCCGGCTGCAGACACTGGGCAACCCGGAAAGGGTCCGGATCCTGCAGCGGTTTTTCAAGACGGCCCCGGGGGAGTACGGCGAAGGCGACGTTTTCATCGGCCTCTACGTCCCGGAGATCCGCAAACTTGCCCGGGAGCACGGGGATCTCCCCCTGCCGGACGTCGCCGATCTGCTCCATTCCCCCATCCACGAGGCGAGGCTCCTGGCGCTTCTCATCCTGGTCGGTGCCTATGCACGGGGAGACGCCGCGATGCAGGAGCGGATCTACCGCCTGTACCTGGAGCATACGCGGTTCATCAACAACTGGGACCTGGTCGACGCCTCGGCCGAGCACATCGTGGGCCGTCATCTTCTGGACCGCAGCCGCGCGCCGCTCCATGCCCTGGCGGCATCCGGGTTGCTCTGGGACCGAAGGATCTCCGTCATGGCGACCTTCCACTTCATCAAGCGGGGGGAGTTCGCCGAGACGCTCCACATCGCCGAACGGCTCCTCCGGGACCGTGAGGACCTGATCCACAAAGCCTCGGGCTGGATGCTCCGGGAAATCGGCAAGCGCGACCGGGCGGCGGAAGAAGCATTTCTGAAGCTTCATTGCCGGATCATGCCGAGGACGATGCTCCGGTACGCCCTCGAGAAGTTTCCCGAAGAGCTGAGACAGCGGTACCTGAGCGGAGATATGTCACCCTGA
- a CDS encoding LysE family translocator — translation MTLYPLFLLVAALTVLSPGPGVVMTLTNSLRYGMKGTFGGILGIAFGALAVAAISATSLGILLAASALAFTILKFIGAAYLFYLGIRLWRAPAMRFQEPASCEAGFGRRFLEGLSLQLTNPKVIFFFLSIFPQFIDLSKNYWTQFAVQVLTYSSLVVVIHCLYGLFAGTARRWLTSERGGRAINRLGGATFMFFGAALIAAKK, via the coding sequence TTGACGCTCTATCCGCTCTTCCTGCTCGTGGCCGCCCTGACCGTGCTCAGCCCGGGGCCGGGCGTCGTCATGACCCTCACCAACTCCCTTCGCTACGGCATGAAGGGAACCTTCGGCGGAATTCTCGGCATTGCCTTCGGCGCCCTCGCGGTCGCCGCCATCTCGGCGACGAGCCTGGGGATTCTGCTGGCCGCCTCGGCCCTGGCCTTCACGATCCTCAAGTTCATCGGGGCCGCCTACCTTTTCTACCTGGGCATCCGGCTCTGGCGCGCTCCGGCGATGCGCTTCCAGGAACCAGCGTCCTGCGAGGCCGGGTTCGGCAGGCGTTTCCTGGAGGGGCTGTCCCTGCAGCTCACGAATCCCAAGGTGATCTTCTTTTTCCTTTCCATCTTTCCCCAGTTCATCGACCTCTCGAAGAACTACTGGACCCAGTTCGCCGTCCAGGTCCTGACGTACAGCTCCCTGGTCGTCGTCATCCACTGCCTGTACGGGCTGTTTGCCGGCACCGCCCGGCGCTGGCTCACCTCCGAGCGGGGCGGACGGGCGATCAACCGGCTGGGCGGGGCCACGTTCATGTTTTTCGGGGCCGCCCTGATCGCCGCCAAAAAGTAA
- a CDS encoding GNAT family N-acetyltransferase — METNPHLPAFLPAGPEHAQAASRLIYSTDPRLWDCLFENDFDRFLRFFTAMWKGEESLYSHSNATVAVAGGRIAGLEVGYDRDRQDRMIPNMVKRTPEILTPGEFRHYLEIVGYIRYLTPPIPNHAYYVLFLAADPGEQGKGLGKRLLTGAFDRARERGYDACHLDVAGDNPAVRFYRRLGMEILSESRVLPLEERGVRSHFRMVKRLR, encoded by the coding sequence ATGGAAACGAATCCGCATCTCCCCGCGTTCCTGCCGGCCGGCCCCGAGCACGCCCAGGCCGCGTCCCGGCTCATCTACAGCACGGATCCCCGCCTCTGGGACTGCCTCTTCGAAAACGATTTCGACCGCTTCCTCCGCTTCTTCACCGCCATGTGGAAAGGGGAGGAGAGCCTGTACAGTCACTCCAACGCCACGGTCGCCGTCGCCGGCGGCAGGATCGCCGGCCTGGAAGTCGGGTACGACCGGGACAGGCAGGACCGGATGATCCCCAACATGGTGAAGCGGACCCCGGAGATCCTGACACCCGGGGAATTTCGGCATTACCTGGAAATCGTCGGATACATCCGGTATCTCACGCCGCCGATCCCGAATCATGCCTACTACGTGCTTTTCCTGGCGGCGGATCCCGGGGAGCAGGGAAAAGGCCTGGGGAAGAGGCTGCTGACCGGCGCGTTCGACCGCGCCCGCGAAAGGGGTTATGACGCCTGCCATCTCGACGTGGCCGGCGACAACCCGGCGGTCCGGTTTTACCGGCGGCTGGGGATGGAGATCCTCTCCGAGAGCCGCGTTCTTCCCCTTGAGGAGCGGGGCGTAAGAAGCCACTTCCGGATGGTGAAACGGCTGCGATAA
- a CDS encoding PLP-dependent transferase, with product MKKETICVHGGTYRDAATRGVNTPIFTSSSFEYLDRDDIPYPRYFNTPNQDAVVRKLCALEGAEDGVLFSSGMAAVSTAILAFAGAGDHVVMMDELYGGTHAFATDMFDRLGIRHTFAATDAAAVADAVTPETKVIVIESPTNPLLGIIDIRRVAQIGRERGIVTILDNTFATPVNQCPLQLDIDVVVHSGTKYLGGHSDLSCGAALTSRPHASKIRATARHLGGSLNAMMCYLLERSMKTLALRVERQTANAARIAAYLSAHASVFRVNYPGLPDSPGHEIARSQMTGFGAMLSFEPDERIVSAASFLRRLRIIRPAVSLGGVETLICAPAGTSHAKISPEERRRIGISDSLLRLSVGIEDADDLIADMDQAMKEV from the coding sequence ATGAAGAAGGAAACCATCTGCGTTCACGGCGGCACGTACCGCGACGCCGCGACGCGGGGCGTCAACACGCCGATTTTCACGTCCTCCTCGTTCGAATACCTGGACCGGGACGACATCCCCTATCCCCGCTACTTCAACACGCCGAACCAGGACGCCGTGGTCCGCAAGCTCTGCGCACTGGAAGGCGCGGAAGACGGCGTCCTGTTCAGCTCCGGCATGGCCGCCGTCAGCACGGCGATCCTCGCCTTCGCCGGAGCGGGGGACCATGTCGTCATGATGGACGAGCTGTACGGCGGAACCCATGCCTTCGCCACGGACATGTTCGACCGGCTGGGGATCCGCCACACCTTCGCGGCCACGGACGCCGCGGCGGTCGCGGATGCGGTGACGCCGGAGACGAAGGTCATCGTGATTGAATCGCCCACGAACCCCCTGCTGGGGATCATTGACATCCGGCGGGTGGCACAGATCGGCCGGGAACGGGGCATCGTCACGATCCTCGACAATACCTTCGCCACGCCGGTGAACCAATGCCCTCTGCAGCTCGACATCGACGTGGTCGTCCACAGCGGAACCAAGTACCTGGGCGGCCACAGCGACCTGAGCTGCGGCGCCGCCCTGACCTCGCGACCCCATGCCTCGAAAATCCGCGCCACAGCCCGCCACCTGGGCGGCAGCCTGAACGCCATGATGTGCTACCTCCTCGAACGGAGCATGAAGACGCTGGCCCTCCGGGTCGAACGCCAGACGGCGAACGCCGCCCGCATCGCCGCCTATCTGTCCGCACATGCATCCGTTTTCCGCGTGAACTATCCCGGCCTGCCGGACTCGCCGGGGCATGAAATCGCCCGGTCCCAGATGACGGGATTCGGGGCCATGCTGTCCTTCGAACCGGACGAGCGGATCGTCTCCGCCGCCTCCTTCCTGCGCCGCCTCCGGATCATCCGCCCGGCCGTCAGCCTGGGCGGCGTGGAGACGCTGATCTGCGCCCCCGCCGGGACCTCCCACGCGAAGATCTCCCCGGAGGAGCGCCGGAGGATCGGCATCTCCGACTCGCTCTTGCGGCTCTCCGTCGGGATCGAAGATGCGGACGACCTGATCGCGGACATGGACCAGGCGATGAAAGAAGTGTAA
- a CDS encoding DHA2 family efflux MFS transporter permease subunit, translated as MRKTPASRNADRSRLVILAAGCAAFMNILDGTIVNVSLPSVVHDLKVDTDVGVWIILAYSVTLAGTVLAFGKLADRLGMGRVMTWGYLLFTGSSLLCGLAPTATVLVAGRLLQGIGGGMLSATSLGAVGSYLPPERRGWGIGIVSAASALGAMLGAPIGGFLSEMAGWRWIFLVNLPVGLFAWYIVSFRFPRDAGTMANLNRRTIGIDPAGVLLSVVALGSLLYGITRGPDDGWLSAPVLGSLLSAAFFSVAFLFRERRSPDPLLNWSLFRDRRFLVANLANFFTSMFVAGVNFLFPFYLIYVQGLGQAVTGAVLILFSGVYVLVSPVAGRMSDRIGVRLLTTGGMALASGGLLVFTFLAGAPSMAAPVGLLVLLGVAYGLYLSPNNRQILNLAPPQGQGSASGVLRLLFYLGQPLGVALAEAALRDGLPETVLSVSQWRSLPVAELVTAFQGGFIICAVVAALAACCSLFSSGRGKTPRP; from the coding sequence ATGAGGAAGACCCCGGCTTCCCGTAACGCCGACCGGAGCCGTCTGGTCATCCTCGCGGCGGGCTGCGCGGCCTTCATGAACATCCTCGACGGGACCATCGTCAACGTCTCGCTGCCGTCGGTCGTGCACGACCTGAAGGTCGACACGGACGTCGGCGTCTGGATTATCCTGGCCTATTCCGTCACGCTCGCGGGAACGGTCCTGGCGTTCGGCAAGCTGGCCGACCGGCTCGGGATGGGCCGCGTCATGACTTGGGGATATCTCCTGTTCACGGGCAGCTCCCTCCTCTGCGGGCTTGCCCCGACTGCGACGGTCCTCGTGGCCGGACGGCTCCTGCAGGGGATCGGCGGCGGGATGCTTTCCGCCACGTCGCTCGGCGCCGTCGGCAGCTACCTTCCCCCGGAGCGCCGGGGATGGGGGATCGGCATCGTCAGCGCCGCGTCGGCGCTCGGGGCCATGCTGGGAGCGCCGATTGGGGGATTCCTTTCGGAAATGGCGGGATGGCGGTGGATCTTCCTGGTGAATCTTCCCGTCGGCCTGTTTGCCTGGTACATCGTATCCTTCCGGTTCCCGCGGGATGCGGGAACCATGGCGAATCTGAACCGGAGGACGATCGGGATCGATCCGGCCGGTGTCCTGCTCAGCGTGGTCGCCCTCGGAAGCCTGCTTTACGGGATCACCCGGGGGCCTGATGACGGCTGGCTCTCCGCGCCGGTGTTGGGGAGCCTTCTCTCCGCCGCCTTTTTCTCTGTCGCCTTTCTGTTCCGGGAGCGGCGGAGTCCGGACCCGCTCCTGAACTGGAGCCTCTTTCGCGATCGCCGCTTTCTGGTCGCCAACCTGGCAAATTTCTTCACGTCCATGTTCGTTGCAGGGGTGAACTTCCTGTTTCCCTTCTATCTCATTTACGTGCAGGGCCTGGGCCAGGCGGTGACGGGAGCGGTCCTGATTCTCTTCAGCGGCGTTTATGTGCTGGTGAGTCCGGTGGCGGGAAGGATGTCGGACCGGATCGGGGTGCGGCTTCTGACGACGGGAGGGATGGCTCTGGCGTCGGGCGGGCTCTTGGTCTTCACGTTCCTGGCAGGCGCCCCGTCCATGGCGGCCCCCGTCGGGCTCCTGGTTCTCCTGGGGGTGGCCTACGGCTTGTACCTCTCACCCAACAACCGGCAGATCCTGAACCTGGCGCCGCCGCAAGGGCAGGGTAGTGCTTCCGGTGTCCTGCGGCTGCTGTTCTATCTTGGGCAGCCCTTGGGGGTGGCCCTGGCGGAGGCGGCGCTCCGGGACGGCCTCCCGGAGACGGTCTTGTCGGTTTCCCAGTGGCGCTCCCTGCCGGTGGCGGAGCTGGTCACGGCCTTTCAAGGCGGATTCATCATCTGCGCCGTCGTGGCGGCCCTTGCCGCTTGCTGCTCCCTCTTTTCCTCCGGGCGAGGGAAAACGCCCCGGCCGTAA